From Watersipora subatra chromosome 2, tzWatSuba1.1, whole genome shotgun sequence, one genomic window encodes:
- the LOC137386811 gene encoding alpha-ketoglutarate-dependent dioxygenase alkB homolog 4-like isoform X1, which yields MNSKTCSCKGIRTCLLCESEKQDVVSNGNTKTEASEHTDTWYYCIECKDKAYKSSCDHVKHNNHEYLTIQGVLIIPEFISNAEEVHIVNEIDKIPWVDSQSGRRKQDFGPKVNFKKKKLKLGSFTGFPEHSKVLLERMKEVEALSDFLPVEMCNLEYEPLKGASIDPHFDDFWLWGDRLVTFNLLSNTSYTLTQTDSPNEIILPLPARCLAVIYGDARNKWMHSIARHHISSRRIGITVRELTPQFLEGGSSESLGKELLATAAQTWMPPLQIIRTT from the exons ATGAATTCCAAAACATGCTCTTGCAAAGGAATACGGACATGCTTGCTTTGCGAGAGTGAAAAGCAAGATGTAGTTTCTAATGGTAACACAAAAACTGAG GCAAGTGAACATACAGACACATGGTATTATTGTATAGAGTGCAAGGACAAGGCTTACAAGAGTTCCTGTGACCATGTCAAGCACAATAACCATGAATACCTTACTATACAAG GTGTATTAATAATTCCAGAATTCATTTCTAATGCAGAGGAGGTGCATATTGTCAATGAAATAGATAAAATACCATGGGTTGACTCTCAATCGGGGAGACGAAAACAGGACTTTGGCCCAAAAGTTaatttcaaaaagaaaaaactcaAACTTGGTAGCTTTACTGGATTTCCCGAGCATAGTAAAGTGCTCCTGGAGCGTATGAAAGAAGTTGAGGCGCTGTCAGATTTTTTGCCGGTAGAAATGTGTAATCTTGAATATGAACCATTGAAAGGTGCCTCTATAGACCCACACTTTGATGACTTTTGGCTTTGGGGCGATCGTCTCGTTACATTCAATTTGCTGTCCAACACGAGCTACACTCTCACGCAGACAGACTCTCCGAACGAGATTATTCTTCCACTGCCAGCACGATGCCTCGCTGTGATCTATGGCGACGCTAGGAATAAATGGATGCATTCTATTGCGAGGCATCACATAAGTTCCAGAAGAATTGGCATTACTGTAAGAGAACTGACTCCTCAATTTCTAGAAGGTGGGTCATCCGAGTCGCTAGGGAAGGAACTCCTTGCTACTGCTGCTCAAACATGGATGCCACCTCTACAGATAATTCGCACGACATAA
- the LOC137386811 gene encoding alpha-ketoglutarate-dependent dioxygenase alkB homolog 4-like isoform X2 — MASEHTDTWYYCIECKDKAYKSSCDHVKHNNHEYLTIQGVLIIPEFISNAEEVHIVNEIDKIPWVDSQSGRRKQDFGPKVNFKKKKLKLGSFTGFPEHSKVLLERMKEVEALSDFLPVEMCNLEYEPLKGASIDPHFDDFWLWGDRLVTFNLLSNTSYTLTQTDSPNEIILPLPARCLAVIYGDARNKWMHSIARHHISSRRIGITVRELTPQFLEGGSSESLGKELLATAAQTWMPPLQIIRTT; from the exons ATG GCAAGTGAACATACAGACACATGGTATTATTGTATAGAGTGCAAGGACAAGGCTTACAAGAGTTCCTGTGACCATGTCAAGCACAATAACCATGAATACCTTACTATACAAG GTGTATTAATAATTCCAGAATTCATTTCTAATGCAGAGGAGGTGCATATTGTCAATGAAATAGATAAAATACCATGGGTTGACTCTCAATCGGGGAGACGAAAACAGGACTTTGGCCCAAAAGTTaatttcaaaaagaaaaaactcaAACTTGGTAGCTTTACTGGATTTCCCGAGCATAGTAAAGTGCTCCTGGAGCGTATGAAAGAAGTTGAGGCGCTGTCAGATTTTTTGCCGGTAGAAATGTGTAATCTTGAATATGAACCATTGAAAGGTGCCTCTATAGACCCACACTTTGATGACTTTTGGCTTTGGGGCGATCGTCTCGTTACATTCAATTTGCTGTCCAACACGAGCTACACTCTCACGCAGACAGACTCTCCGAACGAGATTATTCTTCCACTGCCAGCACGATGCCTCGCTGTGATCTATGGCGACGCTAGGAATAAATGGATGCATTCTATTGCGAGGCATCACATAAGTTCCAGAAGAATTGGCATTACTGTAAGAGAACTGACTCCTCAATTTCTAGAAGGTGGGTCATCCGAGTCGCTAGGGAAGGAACTCCTTGCTACTGCTGCTCAAACATGGATGCCACCTCTACAGATAATTCGCACGACATAA
- the LOC137386810 gene encoding uncharacterized protein isoform X3, translating to MLLVRFSAFLASLLTIANACPQAFDWDMLPAEERAAKAPIVVVGYVTKSYKDLADSLTNYAVEFKILRSLKGEDQISELPQDSLAADNIYRITNFGSFSMCFADLKGNQVYMLFLTVVDNHLSAHYSDLFGAAEAWTMQMEDRVILTNFGVKNVVELADFENMEKGVISVNISGHMIYDITPNFYGQVSTPKVFSPLWPQRFSVLGRIRPRKTKYPREGQYLFSLSDSAGRLYLGLKAYPSPTLEVLHSTGRMSSVSIPLPDENINDGQWHQFGFGVSGRNITMYYNCLPRTVQILPAEPFIPNVYKSTLLIGSRMFAMDRGADERYEGALSQLVFTSNPNDAASQCQSVTWGETVERNEDPAPRQSSSSLAEIHAVNYLEHWEWSTWGLCSVSCGFGVKARIPFCLDESINADDCIPYYVPRTHEKQCYAGRCPECSCENNGRCIDDGVCECQQGWSGEKCEIAECKDGCAHGECVSPGVCRCDVGWSGLKCTKPMCFPLCRNGGVCIGHNQCECPTGYGGRFCMDHQQKDKGCRRKCQNGGKCIGENKCECPEGWRGSRCHKPAPVCEGGCANGGKCRKGNVCKCKKGFTGKNCESDVCGNCRNGGTCERRTKQCTCPEGFTGQVCQYKVNDDLCAQEPCQTVGKCIAYNTCYCPPGWFGLRCEYRKCKKYEVRIEIEKKQVKRIKYKVEPCDTAAHGRCRVPDGYTYETRPVIKSIPDYTSCDDNEEIQMKEDKG from the exons ATGCTGCTCGTGCGATTCTCAGCCTTTTTGGCTTCGCTTTTGACAATAGCGAATGCTTGTCCGCAAGCATTCGATTGGGACATGCTGCCGGCAGAGGAGAGAGCTGCAAAAGCACCTATAGTTGTTGTCGGATACGTTACGAAATCGTACAAGGACCTGGCTGACAGTTTGACAAATTACGCAGTAGAATTCAAGATACTCAGAAGCCTAAAAGGTGAAGATCAAATATCAGAGCTGCCTCAGGACTCTCTAGCCGCTGACAATATTTACAGAATAACTAACTTTGGCAGTTTTTCCATGTGCTTCGCCGACCTCAAAGGAAATCAAGTTTACATGCTCTTCCTAACAGTTGTTGACAATCACCTCTCCGCTCACTACTCTGACCTCTTCGGCGCCGCTGAGGCCTGGACAATGCAGATGGAAGATCGAGTCATTTTAACCAACTTTG GAGTGAAGAATGTAGTAGAACTGGCCGATTTTGAAAATATGGAGAAAGGTGTAATTTCTGTGAATATAAGTGGACACATGATTTATGACATCACGCCCAATTTCTACGGACAAGTATCTACTCCTAAGGTTTTCAGCCCTTTATGGCCTCAGCGGTTCTCAGTTCTGGGAAGAATTCGACCGAGAAAGACAAAATATCCTCGCGAAGggcaatatttattttctttgtcCGACTCGGCAGGACGACTCTATCTCGGACTCAAGGCCTACCCATCGCCTACCCTAGAGGTCTTACACAGTACCGGTCGAATGAGTTCCGTTTCAATACCGCTGCCTGATGAGAACATTAATGATGGTCAATGGCATCAGTTTGGGTTCGGAGTCAGCGGGAGAAACATCACCATGTATTACAACTGCTTGCCACGTACAGTGCAGATTCTGCCAGCTGAACCGTTCATACCCAACGTCTACAAGTCCACTTTGCTCATCGGCTCACGAATGTTCGCTATGGATAGAGGAGCAGATGAGCGATATGAG GGAGCACTGAGCCAGCTGGTCTTTACCTCTAACCCTAACGATGCTGCCTCCCAATGCCAATCTGTGACTTGGGGAGAGACCGTCGAACGGAATGAGGATCCGGCGCCCCGCCAAAGTTCCTCATCCCTTGCGGAGATCCATGCTGTCAACTATTTAG AACACTGGGAATGGTCAACCTGGGGCTTGTGTAGCGTGTCTTGTGGCTTTGGAGTTAAGGCTAGAATACCTTTCTGCCTTGATGAGAGTATAAACGCAGACGACTGCATACCATACTATGTTCCTCGGACTCATGAAAAGCAGTGTTACGCTGGAAGGTGTCCAG AGTGTAGCTGTGAAAACAATGGCAGGTGCATTGATGACGGAGTCTGTGAATGTCAGCAGGGATGGAGCGGAGAGAAATGTGAAATAG CTGAGTGTAAGGATGGTTGTGCTCATGGAGAGTGCGTCTCCCCAGGTGTATGCAGATGTGATGTTGGGTGGTCAGGACTTAAATGCACCAAAC CGATGTGCTTCCCCCTCTGTCGCAATGGTGGTGTATGCATAGGACACAACCAGTGTGAGTGCCCAACCGGATACGGTGGTCGCTTCTGCATGGACCATCAACAGAAAGACAAAG GATGTCGCCGAAAGTGTCAAAATGGAGGAAAGTGTATCGGAGAGAACAAATGCGAGTGTCCAGAAGGCTGGCGAGGCTCCCGCTGTCACAAGCCTG CACCAGTATGTGAGGGTGGCTGCGCCAACGGTGGCAAATGTCGCAAAGGAAACGTCTGCAAATGCAAAAAAGGTTTCACGGGCAAGAATTGTGAATCAG ATGTGTGCGGAAACTGTCGCAATGGAGGCACTTGTGAACGACGAACCAAGCAGTGTACTTGTCCTGAAGGGTTCACTGGACAAGTCTGCCAATACA AAGTAAATGATGACTTGTGTGCGCAAGAGCCCTGCCAAACAGTAGGAAAATGCATAGCCTACAACACATGCTATTGCCCACCTGGATGGTTTGGACTGCGCTGTGAATATAG AAAGTGTAAAAAGTATGAAGTACGAATAGAGATAGAGAAGAAACAAGTGAAGCGAATTAAATATAAGGTGGAGCCATGTGACACTGCAGCCCATGGTAGATGCCGCGTACCCGATGG TTACACTTATGAGACGAGACCAGTGATAAAAAGTATACCAGACTACACAAGCTGTGATGACAATGAAGAAATACAAATGAAAGAGGACAAAGGGTAG
- the LOC137386810 gene encoding uncharacterized protein isoform X1, with product MLLVRFSAFLASLLTIANACPQAFDWDMLPAEERAAKAPIVVVGYVTKSYKDLADSLTNYAVEFKILRSLKGEDQISELPQDSLAADNIYRITNFGSFSMCFADLKGNQVYMLFLTVVDNHLSAHYSDLFGAAEAWTMQMEDRVILTNFGYEVWSEWSACSQSCGSQGVQERVRRCTIASPLKCVGHNTQKRECNVISCQGVKNVVELADFENMEKGVISVNISGHMIYDITPNFYGQVSTPKVFSPLWPQRFSVLGRIRPRKTKYPREGQYLFSLSDSAGRLYLGLKAYPSPTLEVLHSTGRMSSVSIPLPDENINDGQWHQFGFGVSGRNITMYYNCLPRTVQILPAEPFIPNVYKSTLLIGSRMFAMDRGADERYEGALSQLVFTSNPNDAASQCQSVTWGETVERNEDPAPRQSSSSLAEIHAVNYLEHWEWSTWGLCSVSCGFGVKARIPFCLDESINADDCIPYYVPRTHEKQCYAGRCPECSCENNGRCIDDGVCECQQGWSGEKCEIAECKDGCAHGECVSPGVCRCDVGWSGLKCTKPMCFPLCRNGGVCIGHNQCECPTGYGGRFCMDHQQKDKGCRRKCQNGGKCIGENKCECPEGWRGSRCHKPAPVCEGGCANGGKCRKGNVCKCKKGFTGKNCDDAKPSLPVLDVCGNCRNGGTCERRTKQCTCPEGFTGQVCQYKVNDDLCAQEPCQTVGKCIAYNTCYCPPGWFGLRCEYRKCKKYEVRIEIEKKQVKRIKYKVEPCDTAAHGRCRVPDGYTYETRPVIKSIPDYTSCDDNEEIQMKEDKG from the exons ATGCTGCTCGTGCGATTCTCAGCCTTTTTGGCTTCGCTTTTGACAATAGCGAATGCTTGTCCGCAAGCATTCGATTGGGACATGCTGCCGGCAGAGGAGAGAGCTGCAAAAGCACCTATAGTTGTTGTCGGATACGTTACGAAATCGTACAAGGACCTGGCTGACAGTTTGACAAATTACGCAGTAGAATTCAAGATACTCAGAAGCCTAAAAGGTGAAGATCAAATATCAGAGCTGCCTCAGGACTCTCTAGCCGCTGACAATATTTACAGAATAACTAACTTTGGCAGTTTTTCCATGTGCTTCGCCGACCTCAAAGGAAATCAAGTTTACATGCTCTTCCTAACAGTTGTTGACAATCACCTCTCCGCTCACTACTCTGACCTCTTCGGCGCCGCTGAGGCCTGGACAATGCAGATGGAAGATCGAGTCATTTTAACCAACTTTG GATATGAGGTTTGGTCCGAGTGGTCAGCATGCTCACAGAGTTGTGGTAGCCAGGGTGTTCAAGAAAGAGTGAGACGGTGTACAATCGCTTCTCCTTTAAAATGCGTAGGACACAACACGCAGAAACGAGAGTGCAACGTCATATCCTGTCAAG GAGTGAAGAATGTAGTAGAACTGGCCGATTTTGAAAATATGGAGAAAGGTGTAATTTCTGTGAATATAAGTGGACACATGATTTATGACATCACGCCCAATTTCTACGGACAAGTATCTACTCCTAAGGTTTTCAGCCCTTTATGGCCTCAGCGGTTCTCAGTTCTGGGAAGAATTCGACCGAGAAAGACAAAATATCCTCGCGAAGggcaatatttattttctttgtcCGACTCGGCAGGACGACTCTATCTCGGACTCAAGGCCTACCCATCGCCTACCCTAGAGGTCTTACACAGTACCGGTCGAATGAGTTCCGTTTCAATACCGCTGCCTGATGAGAACATTAATGATGGTCAATGGCATCAGTTTGGGTTCGGAGTCAGCGGGAGAAACATCACCATGTATTACAACTGCTTGCCACGTACAGTGCAGATTCTGCCAGCTGAACCGTTCATACCCAACGTCTACAAGTCCACTTTGCTCATCGGCTCACGAATGTTCGCTATGGATAGAGGAGCAGATGAGCGATATGAG GGAGCACTGAGCCAGCTGGTCTTTACCTCTAACCCTAACGATGCTGCCTCCCAATGCCAATCTGTGACTTGGGGAGAGACCGTCGAACGGAATGAGGATCCGGCGCCCCGCCAAAGTTCCTCATCCCTTGCGGAGATCCATGCTGTCAACTATTTAG AACACTGGGAATGGTCAACCTGGGGCTTGTGTAGCGTGTCTTGTGGCTTTGGAGTTAAGGCTAGAATACCTTTCTGCCTTGATGAGAGTATAAACGCAGACGACTGCATACCATACTATGTTCCTCGGACTCATGAAAAGCAGTGTTACGCTGGAAGGTGTCCAG AGTGTAGCTGTGAAAACAATGGCAGGTGCATTGATGACGGAGTCTGTGAATGTCAGCAGGGATGGAGCGGAGAGAAATGTGAAATAG CTGAGTGTAAGGATGGTTGTGCTCATGGAGAGTGCGTCTCCCCAGGTGTATGCAGATGTGATGTTGGGTGGTCAGGACTTAAATGCACCAAAC CGATGTGCTTCCCCCTCTGTCGCAATGGTGGTGTATGCATAGGACACAACCAGTGTGAGTGCCCAACCGGATACGGTGGTCGCTTCTGCATGGACCATCAACAGAAAGACAAAG GATGTCGCCGAAAGTGTCAAAATGGAGGAAAGTGTATCGGAGAGAACAAATGCGAGTGTCCAGAAGGCTGGCGAGGCTCCCGCTGTCACAAGCCTG CACCAGTATGTGAGGGTGGCTGCGCCAACGGTGGCAAATGTCGCAAAGGAAACGTCTGCAAATGCAAAAAAGGTTTCACGGGCAAGAATTGTGA TGATGCCAAACCCTCCCTTCCCGTTTTAGATGTGTGCGGAAACTGTCGCAATGGAGGCACTTGTGAACGACGAACCAAGCAGTGTACTTGTCCTGAAGGGTTCACTGGACAAGTCTGCCAATACA AAGTAAATGATGACTTGTGTGCGCAAGAGCCCTGCCAAACAGTAGGAAAATGCATAGCCTACAACACATGCTATTGCCCACCTGGATGGTTTGGACTGCGCTGTGAATATAG AAAGTGTAAAAAGTATGAAGTACGAATAGAGATAGAGAAGAAACAAGTGAAGCGAATTAAATATAAGGTGGAGCCATGTGACACTGCAGCCCATGGTAGATGCCGCGTACCCGATGG TTACACTTATGAGACGAGACCAGTGATAAAAAGTATACCAGACTACACAAGCTGTGATGACAATGAAGAAATACAAATGAAAGAGGACAAAGGGTAG
- the LOC137386810 gene encoding uncharacterized protein isoform X2, with translation MLLVRFSAFLASLLTIANACPQAFDWDMLPAEERAAKAPIVVVGYVTKSYKDLADSLTNYAVEFKILRSLKGEDQISELPQDSLAADNIYRITNFGSFSMCFADLKGNQVYMLFLTVVDNHLSAHYSDLFGAAEAWTMQMEDRVILTNFGYEVWSEWSACSQSCGSQGVQERVRRCTIASPLKCVGHNTQKRECNVISCQGVKNVVELADFENMEKGVISVNISGHMIYDITPNFYGQVSTPKVFSPLWPQRFSVLGRIRPRKTKYPREGQYLFSLSDSAGRLYLGLKAYPSPTLEVLHSTGRMSSVSIPLPDENINDGQWHQFGFGVSGRNITMYYNCLPRTVQILPAEPFIPNVYKSTLLIGSRMFAMDRGADERYEGALSQLVFTSNPNDAASQCQSVTWGETVERNEDPAPRQSSSSLAEIHAVNYLEHWEWSTWGLCSVSCGFGVKARIPFCLDESINADDCIPYYVPRTHEKQCYAGRCPECSCENNGRCIDDGVCECQQGWSGEKCEIAECKDGCAHGECVSPGVCRCDVGWSGLKCTKPMCFPLCRNGGVCIGHNQCECPTGYGGRFCMDHQQKDKGCRRKCQNGGKCIGENKCECPEGWRGSRCHKPAPVCEGGCANGGKCRKGNVCKCKKGFTGKNCESDVCGNCRNGGTCERRTKQCTCPEGFTGQVCQYKVNDDLCAQEPCQTVGKCIAYNTCYCPPGWFGLRCEYRKCKKYEVRIEIEKKQVKRIKYKVEPCDTAAHGRCRVPDGYTYETRPVIKSIPDYTSCDDNEEIQMKEDKG, from the exons ATGCTGCTCGTGCGATTCTCAGCCTTTTTGGCTTCGCTTTTGACAATAGCGAATGCTTGTCCGCAAGCATTCGATTGGGACATGCTGCCGGCAGAGGAGAGAGCTGCAAAAGCACCTATAGTTGTTGTCGGATACGTTACGAAATCGTACAAGGACCTGGCTGACAGTTTGACAAATTACGCAGTAGAATTCAAGATACTCAGAAGCCTAAAAGGTGAAGATCAAATATCAGAGCTGCCTCAGGACTCTCTAGCCGCTGACAATATTTACAGAATAACTAACTTTGGCAGTTTTTCCATGTGCTTCGCCGACCTCAAAGGAAATCAAGTTTACATGCTCTTCCTAACAGTTGTTGACAATCACCTCTCCGCTCACTACTCTGACCTCTTCGGCGCCGCTGAGGCCTGGACAATGCAGATGGAAGATCGAGTCATTTTAACCAACTTTG GATATGAGGTTTGGTCCGAGTGGTCAGCATGCTCACAGAGTTGTGGTAGCCAGGGTGTTCAAGAAAGAGTGAGACGGTGTACAATCGCTTCTCCTTTAAAATGCGTAGGACACAACACGCAGAAACGAGAGTGCAACGTCATATCCTGTCAAG GAGTGAAGAATGTAGTAGAACTGGCCGATTTTGAAAATATGGAGAAAGGTGTAATTTCTGTGAATATAAGTGGACACATGATTTATGACATCACGCCCAATTTCTACGGACAAGTATCTACTCCTAAGGTTTTCAGCCCTTTATGGCCTCAGCGGTTCTCAGTTCTGGGAAGAATTCGACCGAGAAAGACAAAATATCCTCGCGAAGggcaatatttattttctttgtcCGACTCGGCAGGACGACTCTATCTCGGACTCAAGGCCTACCCATCGCCTACCCTAGAGGTCTTACACAGTACCGGTCGAATGAGTTCCGTTTCAATACCGCTGCCTGATGAGAACATTAATGATGGTCAATGGCATCAGTTTGGGTTCGGAGTCAGCGGGAGAAACATCACCATGTATTACAACTGCTTGCCACGTACAGTGCAGATTCTGCCAGCTGAACCGTTCATACCCAACGTCTACAAGTCCACTTTGCTCATCGGCTCACGAATGTTCGCTATGGATAGAGGAGCAGATGAGCGATATGAG GGAGCACTGAGCCAGCTGGTCTTTACCTCTAACCCTAACGATGCTGCCTCCCAATGCCAATCTGTGACTTGGGGAGAGACCGTCGAACGGAATGAGGATCCGGCGCCCCGCCAAAGTTCCTCATCCCTTGCGGAGATCCATGCTGTCAACTATTTAG AACACTGGGAATGGTCAACCTGGGGCTTGTGTAGCGTGTCTTGTGGCTTTGGAGTTAAGGCTAGAATACCTTTCTGCCTTGATGAGAGTATAAACGCAGACGACTGCATACCATACTATGTTCCTCGGACTCATGAAAAGCAGTGTTACGCTGGAAGGTGTCCAG AGTGTAGCTGTGAAAACAATGGCAGGTGCATTGATGACGGAGTCTGTGAATGTCAGCAGGGATGGAGCGGAGAGAAATGTGAAATAG CTGAGTGTAAGGATGGTTGTGCTCATGGAGAGTGCGTCTCCCCAGGTGTATGCAGATGTGATGTTGGGTGGTCAGGACTTAAATGCACCAAAC CGATGTGCTTCCCCCTCTGTCGCAATGGTGGTGTATGCATAGGACACAACCAGTGTGAGTGCCCAACCGGATACGGTGGTCGCTTCTGCATGGACCATCAACAGAAAGACAAAG GATGTCGCCGAAAGTGTCAAAATGGAGGAAAGTGTATCGGAGAGAACAAATGCGAGTGTCCAGAAGGCTGGCGAGGCTCCCGCTGTCACAAGCCTG CACCAGTATGTGAGGGTGGCTGCGCCAACGGTGGCAAATGTCGCAAAGGAAACGTCTGCAAATGCAAAAAAGGTTTCACGGGCAAGAATTGTGAATCAG ATGTGTGCGGAAACTGTCGCAATGGAGGCACTTGTGAACGACGAACCAAGCAGTGTACTTGTCCTGAAGGGTTCACTGGACAAGTCTGCCAATACA AAGTAAATGATGACTTGTGTGCGCAAGAGCCCTGCCAAACAGTAGGAAAATGCATAGCCTACAACACATGCTATTGCCCACCTGGATGGTTTGGACTGCGCTGTGAATATAG AAAGTGTAAAAAGTATGAAGTACGAATAGAGATAGAGAAGAAACAAGTGAAGCGAATTAAATATAAGGTGGAGCCATGTGACACTGCAGCCCATGGTAGATGCCGCGTACCCGATGG TTACACTTATGAGACGAGACCAGTGATAAAAAGTATACCAGACTACACAAGCTGTGATGACAATGAAGAAATACAAATGAAAGAGGACAAAGGGTAG